A single Nostoc sp. PCC 7107 DNA region contains:
- a CDS encoding alpha/beta fold hydrolase, whose translation MSLTTQQLPSVDLEKFIWTWQGHKIQYTVMGTGKPLVLVHGFGASIGHWRKNIPVLAEAGYRVYAVDLLGFGGSDKPPLNYSVEIWVELLKDFWTAHIQEPAVFIGNSIGALISLIVLTEHPEICAGGVLINSAGGLSHRPHELNPPLRIVMATFNKVVRSPITGKFVFNRIRQKSQIRRTLYQVYRDRAAVTDELVDLLYIPSCDPGAQQVFASILTAPPGPSPEELLPKVERPLLVIWGADDPWTPITGAKIYEEAQANGKDIKIVPIPNAGHCPHDEVPDIVNIQMINWLIQI comes from the coding sequence ATGAGCTTAACGACCCAGCAACTACCTTCAGTCGATTTAGAAAAATTTATTTGGACTTGGCAGGGGCATAAAATTCAATATACTGTCATGGGTACAGGCAAGCCCTTAGTATTGGTGCATGGCTTTGGGGCTTCAATTGGACATTGGCGGAAAAATATCCCGGTGTTAGCCGAGGCTGGTTATAGAGTATATGCAGTAGATTTGTTGGGTTTTGGCGGTTCTGATAAACCGCCGCTAAATTACTCTGTGGAAATCTGGGTAGAACTACTGAAAGATTTTTGGACGGCGCATATTCAAGAACCTGCGGTATTTATCGGTAACTCCATTGGCGCACTGATTAGCTTGATAGTTTTAACAGAACATCCAGAAATTTGTGCTGGTGGGGTTTTGATTAACTCAGCAGGTGGGTTGAGTCACCGTCCCCACGAATTAAATCCACCGTTACGCATTGTGATGGCAACTTTTAATAAAGTGGTGCGATCGCCCATTACTGGTAAATTTGTCTTTAACCGCATTCGTCAAAAATCCCAAATTCGCCGCACTTTGTACCAAGTCTACCGCGATCGCGCCGCTGTTACTGATGAATTAGTTGACTTACTTTATATACCTTCTTGTGATCCAGGAGCGCAACAAGTTTTTGCTTCCATCCTCACCGCACCTCCTGGCCCTAGTCCAGAGGAACTTTTACCCAAAGTTGAACGTCCCTTACTAGTGATTTGGGGTGCTGATGATCCCTGGACACCAATTACTGGGGCGAAGATTTACGAAGAGGCGCAAGCGAATGGCAAAGATATCAAAATTGTTCCCATTCCTAACGCCGGTCATTGTCCCCACGATGAAGTTCCAGATATTGTCAACATTCAAATGATTAATTGGTTAATACAAATCTGA
- the rimM gene encoding ribosome maturation factor RimM (Essential for efficient processing of 16S rRNA): protein MTKKQKNQKPEKKSPLPTLNSSLPNLDDWLAIGKIVAPQGLAGELRVYPETDFPERFEVPGTRWMLRPGQTELQTIELLDGRYVEGKNLYVISIAGVETRDQAEELRDCRLFVPESDRPELGEDEYHVVDLIGLEVYLQASGELLGKVVDVIPAGNDLLEVELLNHEKANKKVLIPFVKEITPVVDIQARRVEILPPPGLLEIN, encoded by the coding sequence ATGACCAAAAAACAGAAGAATCAAAAACCTGAAAAAAAATCGCCACTTCCTACTCTCAACTCCTCATTGCCCAATTTAGATGATTGGTTGGCAATTGGGAAAATTGTTGCGCCTCAAGGGTTGGCTGGGGAATTACGAGTGTATCCAGAAACGGATTTTCCCGAACGCTTTGAAGTACCGGGAACACGTTGGATGTTACGTCCTGGCCAAACAGAACTACAAACTATAGAATTATTGGATGGTCGTTATGTCGAGGGGAAAAATTTATACGTGATTAGTATAGCTGGCGTAGAAACGCGTGATCAAGCTGAGGAATTACGTGATTGTCGGTTATTTGTCCCAGAAAGCGATCGCCCCGAATTAGGCGAAGATGAATATCATGTTGTCGATTTAATTGGTTTGGAAGTTTATCTCCAAGCATCTGGTGAACTGTTGGGGAAAGTGGTAGATGTCATCCCCGCAGGTAATGATTTATTAGAAGTCGAATTACTCAATCATGAAAAGGCCAACAAAAAAGTTTTAATTCCCTTTGTCAAAGAAATTACACCAGTTGTAGATATACAAGCCCGACGTGTGGAAATTCTACCGCCGCCAGGGTTACTGGAAATCAATTGA
- a CDS encoding Uma2 family endonuclease, translating to MQILEPQYFTIPEYLNLEDKADFKSEYIDGRIIPMAGGTANHNRISGNFYAILNFAFRQQDYEVFNSDMRLWIPKQRIYTYPDISIVAGKIEFLENRTDTITNPKLIVEVLSKSTESYDREGKFKAYRTIPSFEEYLLVEQDRIFVEHFYKTANKRWSLQEYDAEDEFINLVTVPLEIKLQDLYNKVEFEVESDV from the coding sequence GTGCAAATACTAGAACCACAATATTTTACCATCCCAGAATATTTAAACTTAGAAGACAAAGCTGATTTTAAAAGTGAGTATATTGACGGAAGAATTATTCCAATGGCTGGTGGAACTGCAAATCATAATCGAATTTCTGGCAATTTTTATGCTATTTTGAATTTTGCTTTTAGGCAACAAGATTATGAAGTCTTTAACAGTGATATGCGGTTATGGATACCTAAACAACGTATTTATACATATCCGGACATTTCTATTGTTGCAGGTAAAATAGAATTTCTGGAAAATCGGACAGATACAATTACCAATCCAAAATTAATTGTTGAGGTATTATCAAAATCCACTGAAAGTTATGATAGAGAAGGAAAATTTAAGGCATATCGTACCATACCATCCTTTGAAGAATATTTATTAGTTGAGCAGGATAGAATTTTTGTAGAACATTTTTATAAGACTGCTAATAAGCGATGGTCTTTACAAGAATATGATGCCGAAGATGAGTTTATTAATTTAGTTACTGTTCCCTTGGAAATTAAATTACAAGATTTATACAACAAGGTAGAGTTTGAAGTTGAATCTGATGTTTAA
- a CDS encoding S-layer homology domain-containing protein, translating to MKHIKTRSIAHLSQMIVAATSVAMFSPIFSASATPRFSTTIAQTPVNSTSQQLLADELSSNSAELPESVKVSVLQDISERTGAKTSALRVVKAQQQTWSDGCLGLKTDDNCSQAIVPGWHVVVANVKEVWVYRTDESGSITKLDEESTQSLTALISRRETSTRQTSGTAIKRSVIAQRSTEVSAASTAVKAKKTGFSLAILQPSGDFSEVIARVSLKSKRHKGYLKERFLGDYKYKLKHKAKFVKGIKAGDRVVVRLYDTQNRFIGYSEFECLSAFSSVNLVLSGNPSEYQVVRTVYGVDADEDGTIDSGTSTYDYFTQVSDQRVTFLSSSQTVNVSQFEAEGLSSVATNSVYSSSFTSGKFALARQTISTFSYNLAEALKAEPGRLVELNEVSDDDSSIFDIGQMMMSYRAIGVAQGIQVKFNDVSTNHWANDFIAELAALQVIQGFPDGTFRPDEQVTRAQFAAMISQAFEKVNIRQAVSFRDVTTKYWAYSAIREAYSTGFLGISGNKFNPTQALSRLEVLLSLARGLNYTFSGSTESILAAYSDAATIRSDVRNAIAALTERGIVVNYPNVQALNADKVATRAEVCALIYKALVSSGEVADISSQYNVQQTETKQSVDDDDDDKKVRRTDDDDDTDDDDDKKRRRNCNQGIGNGSEGCDPGNSRPHGGSNDEGGRTPGRR from the coding sequence ATGAAACACATAAAAACTCGTTCTATAGCTCATTTGAGTCAAATGATTGTTGCTGCAACTTCTGTAGCAATGTTCTCGCCCATCTTTTCAGCCTCTGCAACTCCTCGGTTCTCAACCACCATTGCACAAACGCCTGTTAACTCCACAAGCCAACAACTGTTAGCTGATGAGTTAAGCAGCAATAGCGCAGAATTGCCAGAATCAGTGAAAGTATCTGTTTTACAGGATATTTCCGAGCGCACAGGTGCAAAAACTTCCGCTTTACGTGTCGTTAAAGCCCAACAGCAAACTTGGTCTGATGGCTGTTTGGGTTTAAAAACGGATGACAACTGCTCTCAAGCAATAGTACCTGGTTGGCACGTAGTGGTTGCCAACGTTAAGGAAGTTTGGGTATACCGGACTGATGAGTCGGGAAGTATCACCAAACTAGATGAAGAGTCTACCCAGAGTTTGACAGCATTGATTAGTCGTCGAGAAACTAGCACTCGTCAAACCAGCGGTACTGCTATCAAACGCTCAGTAATAGCTCAACGCAGTACCGAAGTCAGTGCTGCTAGTACCGCAGTCAAGGCGAAAAAGACAGGTTTTAGCCTGGCTATTTTGCAACCATCTGGTGACTTTTCCGAAGTAATTGCTCGTGTTTCTTTAAAATCGAAACGCCACAAAGGCTACTTAAAAGAAAGATTTCTGGGTGATTACAAATACAAACTTAAGCACAAAGCGAAATTTGTTAAAGGTATCAAAGCAGGCGATCGCGTAGTTGTCAGATTATACGATACTCAAAACCGTTTTATTGGCTACAGCGAATTTGAATGTTTGTCAGCATTCAGCAGTGTGAACTTAGTTTTGTCCGGTAATCCCAGTGAATATCAGGTTGTCCGCACTGTCTACGGAGTTGATGCTGATGAAGACGGCACAATAGACTCTGGGACTAGCACTTATGACTATTTCACCCAAGTTAGCGACCAACGAGTAACTTTCCTTAGCAGTTCCCAAACTGTTAATGTTAGTCAGTTTGAGGCAGAAGGTTTATCATCCGTTGCCACAAATAGCGTTTACTCTTCTTCTTTTACTAGCGGGAAATTCGCCTTAGCTCGTCAAACAATTAGCACTTTTAGTTACAACTTAGCAGAAGCTTTAAAAGCTGAACCTGGTCGGTTAGTAGAACTCAATGAAGTCAGCGATGACGATAGTTCTATTTTCGACATCGGTCAGATGATGATGAGTTACCGCGCCATCGGTGTAGCCCAAGGTATTCAGGTTAAGTTTAACGATGTCTCAACCAACCATTGGGCTAACGACTTTATAGCAGAGTTGGCAGCTTTGCAAGTAATCCAAGGTTTTCCTGATGGGACTTTCCGCCCCGACGAACAAGTGACTCGCGCCCAATTTGCGGCAATGATTAGTCAAGCCTTTGAAAAGGTCAATATTCGTCAGGCTGTTAGCTTTAGAGATGTAACCACAAAATATTGGGCTTACAGCGCCATTCGTGAAGCTTATTCTACAGGCTTTTTAGGAATTTCTGGGAATAAATTCAACCCCACCCAAGCCTTATCTCGTTTGGAAGTACTGCTATCGTTAGCACGAGGCTTAAACTATACCTTTAGCGGTTCCACAGAATCAATTTTGGCTGCTTACTCTGACGCTGCAACTATTCGGAGTGACGTACGAAATGCGATCGCTGCACTTACAGAACGAGGTATTGTTGTTAATTATCCCAATGTTCAAGCTCTCAATGCTGACAAGGTAGCTACACGAGCCGAAGTTTGCGCTTTGATATATAAAGCACTGGTTAGCTCTGGCGAAGTGGCAGATATATCTTCTCAGTACAACGTTCAGCAAACAGAGACAAAACAATCTGTGGATGACGATGATGATGATAAGAAAGTCCGCCGCACTGATGACGATGATGATACTGATGACGATGACGATAAAAAACGTCGTCGCAATTGTAACCAAGGAATTGGTAATGGTTCTGAAGGCTGTGACCCAGGTAACTCTCGCCCCCACGGTGGTAGTAACGATGAAGGTGGTAGAACTCCTGGTAGAAGGTAA
- a CDS encoding histone deacetylase, protein MHLPIIYHPNYVAPLPEGHRFPMSKFSKLYELLLNDGVAQAEQFHTPQVPPQDLIELVHTPDYVRAYCKGTLDAKAQRRIGLPWSPVLVNRTCVAVGGTILTAQMALSQGLACNTAGGTHHAFPSYGSGFCIFNDLAIASRVLQKLGLVQKILIVDLDVHQGDGTAFIFADDASVFTFSMHCEVNFPGTKQHSDLDVPLPVGMDDDAYLQTLAKYLPDLLSHVQPDLIFYDAGVDPHICDRLGKLALTDTGLFRREMQVLTTCVSAGYPVACVIGGGYADDMKSLVWRHSLLHRAASEVYRQYGL, encoded by the coding sequence ATGCACTTGCCGATAATTTATCACCCAAATTATGTTGCACCTTTACCGGAAGGGCATCGTTTCCCGATGTCTAAGTTTAGTAAATTGTATGAATTATTACTCAATGATGGGGTAGCACAAGCAGAACAGTTTCACACTCCACAAGTTCCACCACAAGATTTAATTGAGTTAGTGCATACGCCAGATTATGTTAGAGCATATTGTAAGGGAACCCTTGACGCGAAAGCACAACGTCGCATTGGCTTGCCTTGGAGTCCTGTTTTAGTGAATCGTACCTGTGTAGCGGTTGGTGGTACGATACTAACGGCTCAGATGGCTTTAAGTCAGGGTTTAGCTTGCAATACTGCTGGTGGTACTCATCACGCCTTTCCCAGTTATGGATCTGGTTTTTGTATTTTCAATGATTTAGCGATCGCATCTCGCGTTTTGCAAAAACTGGGACTGGTGCAGAAAATCTTGATTGTCGATTTGGATGTGCATCAAGGAGACGGTACTGCTTTTATTTTTGCTGATGATGCAAGTGTGTTTACCTTCTCAATGCACTGTGAAGTCAATTTTCCCGGTACAAAACAACATAGCGATTTAGATGTTCCTCTCCCCGTGGGAATGGACGATGATGCTTATTTGCAAACTTTGGCAAAATATTTGCCAGATTTGTTATCTCATGTCCAGCCAGACTTAATATTTTACGACGCAGGTGTTGATCCCCATATATGCGATCGCTTGGGAAAACTAGCTTTAACTGATACTGGCCTTTTCCGCCGCGAAATGCAGGTTTTAACCACCTGTGTCAGTGCAGGTTATCCCGTCGCCTGTGTCATTGGGGGAGGCTATGCTGATGACATGAAATCTTTGGTGTGGCGACATTCTCTGTTGCATCGTGCTGCCAGTGAAGTTTACCGCCAGTATGGACTTTAG
- a CDS encoding helicase-associated domain-containing protein: MPYYQDQLSITTVDEALQQLSVDELKKLAALLNANSKPTRKAEIMALIQRHLVGENLQQLWRELDHLQQKAVAETLHNTDGLFNETRFYAKYLEAPNWGTADAFGYKRQPSLLCLFIYRNFIPQDLQTRLKAFVQPPAEFSINSLDKCPEVFCLQWREWNWKTRERETHEKEIVVKQCEMETAAQQDLLAVLRLINAGKLSVSDKTGYPNNSSMSAIASVMTGSDYYNDDPSTPSYEKIGFIKPFAWAMLVQAAGLAELSSKRLVLTKTGQKALTNPPASTIRNIWKKWLKNKVLDELRRIDSIKGQTGKGKQGLTAPDKRREAITKALAECPVGRWLGVNELFRCILVKGYDFEVTRNPWNLYISDSHYGSLGNDGDDWEILQGRYTLCLLFEYVATLGMINIAYVHPGGVRPDYTDLWGTDDLPFLSRYDGLMCLQLTPLGAYCLGLQNDYTPPPLEVRTVFRVLPNLEIAATGEPITPADTILLDVYAQKISDAVWRLETAKLLSAIEEGQSITQLREFLQARSGHELPETVNQFLADIEARGNSLRDRGQARLIECTDTALAVLIANDSRTKKLCFLAGEKHLVVPSESETKFRNAVKKLGYSIALSG, translated from the coding sequence ATGCCTTACTATCAGGATCAGTTAAGCATTACCACTGTTGATGAGGCTCTACAACAATTATCTGTTGATGAACTGAAAAAGCTGGCAGCGTTACTAAATGCTAATAGCAAACCCACTCGTAAAGCAGAAATAATGGCGTTGATTCAGCGCCATCTTGTGGGGGAGAATCTGCAACAATTGTGGCGAGAACTAGATCATCTGCAACAAAAAGCAGTAGCAGAAACTCTGCACAACACAGATGGGTTGTTTAACGAAACGCGTTTTTATGCTAAATATCTGGAAGCACCTAATTGGGGAACTGCTGACGCATTCGGTTACAAGCGTCAACCATCATTATTGTGCTTATTTATCTACCGCAATTTTATCCCCCAAGATTTGCAAACACGCCTGAAAGCTTTTGTTCAGCCACCAGCCGAATTTTCGATTAATAGCTTAGATAAATGTCCCGAAGTTTTCTGTTTGCAATGGCGAGAATGGAACTGGAAAACTCGTGAACGAGAAACCCATGAAAAAGAAATTGTCGTCAAGCAGTGTGAAATGGAAACTGCGGCGCAACAAGATTTACTGGCGGTACTACGATTAATTAACGCCGGAAAACTCAGCGTTAGCGATAAAACTGGATATCCAAATAATAGTAGTATGAGTGCGATCGCCTCTGTCATGACGGGTAGCGATTATTACAACGACGACCCATCTACACCATCATACGAAAAAATCGGTTTTATTAAGCCCTTCGCCTGGGCAATGCTAGTCCAAGCCGCAGGTTTAGCCGAACTTTCTAGCAAACGCCTAGTATTAACCAAAACTGGACAAAAAGCCCTTACCAACCCACCAGCCTCCACTATCCGCAATATTTGGAAGAAATGGCTAAAAAATAAGGTATTAGACGAACTACGCCGAATAGACAGCATTAAAGGTCAAACAGGCAAAGGTAAGCAAGGTTTAACCGCACCAGACAAACGCCGCGAAGCCATTACCAAAGCTTTAGCCGAGTGTCCTGTGGGGCGTTGGTTGGGTGTAAATGAACTGTTCCGCTGCATTCTTGTCAAAGGCTACGATTTTGAAGTTACCCGCAATCCTTGGAATTTGTATATTAGTGATTCCCATTACGGTAGCTTAGGTAATGATGGCGATGATTGGGAAATTCTGCAAGGCAGATATACTTTATGTCTGCTATTTGAATATGTTGCCACCTTGGGGATGATCAATATCGCCTACGTTCACCCAGGCGGCGTTCGCCCTGATTACACCGATTTATGGGGAACCGATGACTTACCTTTTCTCAGCCGTTACGACGGCTTGATGTGTTTGCAATTAACACCTTTGGGTGCATATTGCTTAGGTCTGCAAAACGACTATACACCACCACCTTTAGAAGTACGGACAGTATTTCGAGTGTTACCAAACTTAGAAATAGCGGCGACTGGCGAACCCATCACCCCTGCTGATACTATCCTGCTGGATGTTTACGCCCAAAAAATTTCGGATGCGGTGTGGCGCTTGGAGACGGCTAAGTTACTCAGTGCAATAGAAGAAGGACAAAGCATCACCCAGTTACGAGAATTTCTGCAAGCCCGCAGTGGTCATGAATTGCCAGAGACAGTAAATCAATTTTTAGCCGATATAGAAGCGAGAGGCAATAGTTTGCGCGATCGAGGTCAAGCCCGGTTGATAGAATGCACTGATACTGCTTTAGCTGTTTTAATAGCCAACGATTCCCGCACGAAAAAGCTGTGTTTTTTAGCAGGAGAAAAACATTTAGTTGTGCCTAGCGAATCAGAAACTAAATTCCGTAACGCCGTGAAAAAATTGGGTTATAGTATTGCGTTAAGTGGTTAA
- a CDS encoding type II toxin-antitoxin system HicA family toxin yields MPKKIRELKAMVAKVGYILQPGRGKGSHTFWKHPMLPEEPLTIPGKDGDDAPLYLERGIQRVLKKLEELEKLANEEDEE; encoded by the coding sequence ATGCCAAAAAAAATCAGAGAATTAAAAGCAATGGTGGCAAAAGTTGGGTATATCCTTCAGCCAGGACGAGGCAAAGGAAGTCATACATTTTGGAAACATCCAATGCTACCGGAAGAACCCCTTACTATTCCTGGCAAAGATGGTGATGATGCTCCACTATATTTAGAAAGAGGTATTCAACGAGTACTGAAAAAGTTGGAAGAACTCGAAAAACTTGCAAACGAGGAAGATGAGGAATGA
- a CDS encoding Ycf66 family protein: protein MNEFILMQVNFGLNIASLIGFAQIVFAVAYLLALIILLIQRARRLETLSLIFYVFQTIIIPIFLLTSGLILVFHGWRLDPILQFMQLLSTMLIIYLCVKDIVINGGYRNR, encoded by the coding sequence ATGAATGAATTCATTTTAATGCAAGTAAATTTCGGGTTAAATATAGCTAGTTTGATTGGTTTTGCACAGATAGTTTTTGCGGTGGCTTATCTACTGGCTCTGATAATTCTGCTGATTCAACGCGCTAGAAGATTAGAAACTTTATCTTTAATTTTTTATGTTTTCCAAACTATAATTATCCCTATTTTCTTGCTAACTTCTGGGTTGATTTTGGTTTTTCATGGTTGGCGACTAGACCCAATTTTACAATTCATGCAACTCTTATCAACTATGTTGATTATTTATTTATGTGTTAAAGATATTGTGATTAATGGTGGCTATAGAAATCGGTAG
- a CDS encoding serine/threonine-protein kinase, whose translation MELDVRNKGTIPVSHHPDFSLQGYRVIRELGRNHADGRIVYLASECKSQQLVVIKKFICANETADWSGAKAYEHEIAILQQLQHPRIPSYTDSFATAENFYLVQEYKQAVSLKTKCCFSSTEIKQIAISLLEILVYLQQQTDPIIHRDIKPENVLVDEQLNAYLVDFGLARQQNGKIALTTLSAGTPGFIPPEEQLGHALTPASDLYSVGATLICLLTNTQTVNISHSGLQFPKLESYLHPAFRSWLFTMVQPNRKDRYPNASVALTALRSIPVTGNASVREILLAAMKLKKRTAMLALAGLGMLAVGLTTLVFSQPGGATQQLEESQSSIDFQ comes from the coding sequence ATGGAGCTTGATGTGCGTAATAAAGGGACAATTCCCGTCAGTCACCATCCAGATTTTTCTTTGCAAGGCTATCGAGTGATTCGAGAACTGGGGCGTAATCACGCAGATGGACGCATTGTTTACCTTGCTAGTGAGTGTAAATCCCAACAACTAGTAGTCATTAAAAAGTTCATTTGTGCCAATGAAACTGCTGATTGGTCAGGTGCAAAAGCCTATGAACACGAAATTGCTATCTTGCAACAACTCCAGCATCCGCGTATTCCTAGCTACACAGATTCTTTTGCAACCGCAGAGAATTTTTATTTAGTCCAAGAGTATAAGCAAGCTGTATCTTTGAAAACAAAATGCTGTTTTTCTTCGACGGAAATTAAGCAAATAGCCATCTCACTTTTAGAAATTTTGGTTTATCTGCAACAGCAAACTGACCCAATTATCCATCGGGATATTAAACCAGAAAATGTATTAGTTGATGAGCAACTAAATGCTTATTTAGTTGATTTTGGTTTGGCTCGCCAACAAAATGGCAAAATAGCTTTAACTACCTTATCTGCTGGTACTCCTGGTTTTATTCCTCCAGAAGAACAGTTGGGTCATGCTTTGACACCAGCTTCAGATTTATATAGTGTTGGGGCAACATTGATTTGCTTACTCACAAATACCCAGACAGTAAATATTAGTCATAGCGGCTTACAATTTCCCAAACTAGAAAGTTATCTCCATCCAGCTTTTCGTTCATGGTTGTTCACAATGGTGCAACCTAACAGGAAAGACCGTTATCCCAATGCTTCAGTTGCTTTAACAGCACTTAGGTCAATTCCAGTTACAGGTAATGCGTCTGTCAGAGAAATTTTACTAGCTGCGATGAAGTTGAAAAAACGTACAGCGATGTTAGCCTTAGCCGGGCTGGGAATGTTAGCAGTAGGACTAACAACGTTAGTTTTTTCGCAACCGGGTGGTGCAACTCAGCAGTTAGAAGAAAGCCAATCTTCAATTGATTTCCAGTAA
- a CDS encoding mechanosensitive ion channel family protein gives MTQWILPAALILVSLLTGLVCEKFLFHKFKKIIIQKQIPGSRIIFQALHRVTFIWFLLAGFSSALVAASPNISTELKIVIERIITIIFLCSVTLVLARLSGGFVNLFVRKTEGVSTSLISNLVKTGVLVLGALIILQTLGIQVTPIVTTLGIGGIAVGLALQDTLANLFSGFYLIISKQVRTGDYVKLDAGHEGYVTDITWRNTTIKELSNNVVIVPNSKLASAIFTNYHLPAKEITLTMNVGVSYDSDLEQVEKVTVEVAKEVMQEIAPDLMENQPYIRFHTFGDFSIDFTLYMRVSEYFDQRMGKHLFVKKLHKRYQELGISIPFPIRDVYVQNNSN, from the coding sequence ATGACGCAATGGATTTTACCGGCCGCACTTATTTTAGTTAGTTTGCTGACTGGATTAGTTTGTGAAAAATTTTTATTTCACAAGTTTAAAAAAATCATTATTCAGAAGCAAATTCCTGGCAGTAGGATAATTTTCCAAGCTTTACATCGAGTAACTTTTATTTGGTTTTTATTAGCTGGTTTTTCATCTGCTTTAGTTGCGGCTTCTCCTAACATAAGCACCGAATTAAAGATTGTTATCGAAAGAATTATTACAATTATTTTTCTATGTTCAGTTACTTTAGTTTTAGCAAGACTAAGTGGTGGTTTTGTCAATTTATTTGTTCGCAAAACCGAAGGAGTTTCCACCTCACTAATTTCTAATCTTGTAAAGACTGGCGTTTTAGTTTTAGGTGCGCTAATTATATTACAAACATTAGGTATACAAGTCACACCAATAGTTACCACTTTAGGAATTGGTGGTATTGCTGTTGGTTTAGCACTACAAGATACTTTAGCAAATTTATTTTCGGGTTTTTATTTAATTATTTCTAAACAGGTTAGAACTGGAGATTATGTCAAATTAGATGCTGGACATGAAGGTTACGTAACAGATATTACTTGGCGAAATACTACTATTAAAGAGCTTTCTAATAATGTGGTGATTGTACCTAATTCTAAATTAGCATCGGCAATTTTTACTAACTATCATTTACCTGCTAAAGAAATCACTTTAACGATGAATGTTGGAGTCAGTTATGATAGTGATTTAGAACAGGTAGAAAAAGTCACTGTCGAAGTTGCGAAAGAAGTAATGCAAGAGATTGCCCCAGACTTAATGGAAAATCAGCCATATATTCGATTTCATACTTTTGGTGATTTTAGTATAGATTTTACTCTTTACATGCGGGTAAGTGAATATTTTGATCAAAGAATGGGTAAACATTTATTTGTTAAGAAATTGCATAAACGTTATCAAGAATTAGGAATTTCTATTCCATTCCCTATTAGAGATGTTTATGTGCAGAATAATTCAAATTAA
- the coaD gene encoding pantetheine-phosphate adenylyltransferase gives MIAIYPGSFDPITLGHLDIIQRGSRLFDQVVVAVLRNPNKVPLFTVQQRLEQIRIATQHLPNVEADSFDGLTVNYAQQRQAQVLLRGLRAISDFEVELQMAHTNKTLSTQIETVFLATSNEYSFLSSSVIKEIARFGGSVDHLVPPHIALDIHKCYNNNYPIANPTTTAIIPPLQSIPMESATGTTLEQE, from the coding sequence GTGATTGCTATCTATCCCGGCAGTTTTGACCCCATCACTTTAGGACACCTTGATATTATTCAACGTGGTAGTCGGCTGTTTGACCAGGTAGTTGTAGCTGTGTTGCGGAATCCGAATAAAGTGCCGTTGTTTACAGTACAACAACGATTAGAACAAATTCGGATAGCTACGCAGCATCTACCAAACGTCGAAGCGGATAGTTTTGATGGCTTGACTGTGAATTATGCCCAACAGCGCCAAGCACAGGTGTTGTTACGAGGTTTACGGGCAATTTCTGACTTTGAAGTAGAATTACAGATGGCTCACACGAATAAAACTCTGTCTACTCAAATTGAAACAGTTTTTCTCGCAACATCAAATGAGTATAGTTTTTTAAGTAGTAGTGTGATAAAAGAGATCGCAAGATTTGGTGGTTCTGTCGATCATCTTGTTCCCCCGCACATTGCTTTAGATATACACAAATGTTACAACAACAACTATCCAATAGCGAACCCGACCACAACGGCAATTATCCCGCCCCTCCAGAGTATCCCAATGGAGTCGGCAACGGGGACAACTCTCGAACAGGAGTAG
- a CDS encoding type II toxin-antitoxin system HicB family antitoxin produces MIYHYSMVIQWSQEDQLFLVHLPEFPWQQFHTHGRTYEEAAKNGQEVIEAFVEMLIEDNIPLPEPRMLPTKPLQVA; encoded by the coding sequence ATGATCTATCACTACAGCATGGTGATTCAATGGTCACAAGAGGATCAACTTTTCTTGGTTCACTTGCCTGAGTTTCCCTGGCAACAATTTCATACTCATGGTAGAACTTACGAGGAAGCTGCCAAAAATGGTCAGGAAGTAATTGAAGCTTTTGTAGAAATGCTGATTGAAGATAATATACCACTGCCAGAACCTCGAATGCTGCCTACAAAACCGTTGCAAGTTGCTTAA